Proteins from a single region of Flavobacterium sp. K5-23:
- a CDS encoding efflux RND transporter periplasmic adaptor subunit, whose translation MKLKHLIYGLLIVGFGAFITYRIIENKGDGNADKGKQDKPKATKLSGIVVQPQSFDNNLSLSGSIEANEQVEIRSEVSGIVQSINFQEGSNVSKGQLLFKVNDLELRAQLSQAKTKESLAAENERRAKLLLHKEAISQEEYDVARAEYASTRAQSQLINAQIAKTAVRAPFSGKIGLRSISVGTYITPSILVANLVNIGKLKITFSIPEKYANQLKTNTTLNFNVAGSTTTYTARVYAIEPTVEIATRTLQVRAITENKDGKLLPGTFADVELPLDVIKDAIVVPSQAVIPVQNGKKVFISDMGKAKEIMVETATRTDASILILSGLKAGDTVITSGVMSLKNDAPVKITVQK comes from the coding sequence ATGAAATTAAAACACCTAATATACGGCTTACTGATTGTCGGTTTTGGAGCATTTATAACTTACCGAATCATTGAGAACAAAGGAGATGGTAATGCTGATAAAGGGAAGCAGGACAAACCTAAAGCAACAAAATTGTCTGGAATCGTGGTACAACCGCAATCATTTGATAATAATTTATCTCTTTCGGGTTCTATTGAAGCTAATGAACAAGTAGAAATTAGATCTGAAGTATCCGGAATCGTGCAAAGTATTAATTTCCAAGAAGGAAGTAATGTCAGTAAAGGGCAATTACTTTTTAAAGTAAACGATTTGGAGTTGAGAGCCCAATTGAGTCAGGCCAAAACCAAAGAAAGTTTAGCTGCAGAAAACGAAAGAAGAGCCAAACTTTTATTGCATAAAGAAGCCATCAGCCAAGAAGAATATGATGTTGCAAGAGCTGAATATGCTTCTACACGTGCACAAAGCCAATTGATAAACGCACAAATAGCAAAAACAGCTGTTAGAGCACCTTTTTCAGGTAAAATAGGTTTGCGTTCGATATCTGTAGGAACGTATATTACACCAAGTATTTTGGTAGCGAATCTAGTTAATATTGGTAAACTAAAAATCACTTTTTCGATACCTGAAAAATATGCGAATCAACTAAAAACCAACACTACTTTAAATTTTAATGTTGCAGGATCAACCACAACTTATACAGCTAGAGTGTATGCCATTGAACCTACAGTGGAAATAGCTACCAGAACATTACAAGTTCGTGCCATTACTGAAAATAAGGATGGAAAACTATTACCAGGAACTTTTGCAGATGTGGAATTACCGTTAGATGTCATTAAAGACGCTATCGTTGTTCCTAGCCAAGCGGTGATTCCAGTACAAAACGGAAAAAAAGTTTTCATTTCTGATATGGGGAAAGCCAAAGAAATTATGGTCGAAACCGCTACAAGAACTGATGCTTCAATATTAATTTTATCAGGACTTAAAGCGGGCGATACAGTAATTACAAGTGGCGTTATGTCCTTAAAGAATGATGCTCCAGTAAAAATAACAGTACAAAAATAG
- a CDS encoding bestrophin family protein, producing the protein MISYNTKDWITFIFRFHKADTFRQLIPLMIFIGLYSAAIAYFEIEYWVLPDDSHVKNITIMHGMLGFVISLLLVFRTNTAYDRWWEGRKLWGSLVNNSRNLSIKLSVILKEESDRAFFRKIIPSYASILNKHLKDEETGKQLFEDVYLAIDHHKHRPNQVAKMLFQKVNDLYTSHKITGDQLIILNGEVLSFTDICGACERIKNTPIPYSYSAFLKKFIFFYVMTLPFGYVFSLGYYVIPVVVFIFYVLASLELIAEEIEDPFGNDDNDLPTKKIAENIKRHVEELL; encoded by the coding sequence ATGATTTCTTACAATACTAAAGACTGGATTACCTTTATTTTTCGTTTTCACAAAGCCGATACTTTCAGGCAATTGATTCCATTGATGATTTTTATTGGATTGTATTCGGCTGCAATAGCCTATTTCGAAATCGAATATTGGGTTTTACCAGACGATAGTCACGTAAAAAACATCACTATTATGCACGGAATGCTAGGTTTCGTTATTTCGTTATTGCTAGTTTTCCGTACAAACACAGCTTATGACCGTTGGTGGGAAGGTCGAAAATTATGGGGAAGTTTAGTGAACAACAGTAGAAATCTGTCCATAAAACTATCGGTTATTTTAAAAGAGGAAAGTGATCGCGCTTTCTTTAGAAAAATAATCCCAAGTTACGCTTCCATTTTAAACAAGCATTTGAAAGATGAAGAAACGGGCAAACAATTGTTTGAAGATGTCTATTTAGCAATTGACCATCACAAACACAGACCCAATCAAGTGGCTAAAATGTTGTTCCAGAAAGTAAACGATTTATATACTTCACATAAAATAACTGGTGACCAACTCATCATTCTTAACGGTGAAGTGCTATCATTCACCGATATTTGCGGTGCCTGTGAACGAATTAAAAACACTCCTATCCCCTATTCTTACAGCGCATTCCTTAAAAAATTCATTTTCTTTTATGTGATGACCTTGCCTTTTGGTTATGTTTTTAGTTTGGGGTATTATGTAATTCCTGTTGTAGTTTTCATTTTCTATGTGTTGGCAAGTTTAGAATTAATTGCTGAGGAAATAGAAGATCCTTTTGGTAACGACGACAATGATTTACCAACCAAAAAAATCGCCGAAAACATCAAAAGACACGTAGAGGAATTGTTGTAA
- a CDS encoding efflux RND transporter permease subunit, which translates to MSLSTLSIKRPVLTIVMNLAIVLFGIIGYSYLGVREFPSIDPAQVSVRTNYTGANSEIIESQITEPLEKAINSIDGIRNITSSSAQGSSSITVEFNLDKDLEEAANDVRDKVSQTIRSLPQDIDAPPVVSKADANSDAIISMTVQSDTRSQLELSDYAENVISQRLETIQGVSGVQIWGQKRYAMRLWIDPVKLASYGLTVAEVRTALNKQNVELPSGKLTGDNTELTVKTVGNLATAQEFNNVIIRTDGEKIVRLSDIGKAELGPENLETKLSQSGLPLIGLAIVPRPGANYLDISKSFYEQFEALKKDLPEDIKLNIALDNTIFVKKSVLEVAETLGISIFLVILIIYLFFRDWAIAFRPLIDIPVSLIATFFIMWLFGFSINVLTLLAIVLATGLVVDDGIVVTENIYKKVEEGMSPIEAAIKGSNEIFFAVISISVTLAAVFLPVIFLEGFVGRLFREFGVVIGAAVLISAFVSLTLTPMLNAYLMKGGEQKKSKFYIATEPFFQKMNSNYAASLSRFMEKKWLSFPILFGCFVLIFVFYNLIQKETAPYDDRSSLMLRMSTPEGSSYEYTDRFMQEISKLVDDSIPEKKVSLVVTSPGFLSTSVNSGFMRLSLKDPSDRKLSQEEIADKLTKWTKQYPNAKTSVTQQPTIAVNRRGGLPIQYIIQTQNFSKLEEKIPLFMEEAANNPTFVMTDVNLKFNKPEINVTIDREKAESLGISVIDIAQTLQLSLSGQRFGYFMKKGKQYQVIGQFDQKDRSKPLDLTSMYVKNNKGDLIQMDNIVSIEEQSKPPQLYHNNRFMAATVSAALAPGKSISDGIEAMEEIREKVLDDTFTTDLGGESRDFVESSSNTSLAFGLALLLIFLILAAQFESFIDPFIIILTVPMAVAGALFSLWLFDQTWNIFSQIGTVMLIGLVTKNGILIVEFANQLREQGKPKLEAILEASEARLRPILMTSLAISLGALPIAMSLGAASTSRIGMGVVIVGGTIFSLVLTLFVIPALYFMWSKAKKHYPEFERIEEYENESK; encoded by the coding sequence ATGAGTTTATCTACATTAAGTATTAAAAGACCCGTGTTGACAATAGTTATGAACTTAGCTATTGTTTTGTTCGGGATTATTGGATACAGCTATCTTGGAGTTAGGGAATTCCCTTCTATTGATCCAGCACAGGTTTCTGTTAGAACAAATTATACAGGAGCTAATTCGGAAATTATTGAGTCCCAAATTACAGAGCCTCTTGAAAAAGCTATTAATTCTATTGATGGAATTAGAAATATCACTTCATCCAGTGCGCAAGGAAGCAGTTCTATTACGGTAGAATTTAACCTCGACAAAGATTTAGAAGAAGCGGCTAATGATGTGCGTGATAAAGTTTCCCAAACAATCCGAAGTTTGCCACAAGATATTGATGCACCTCCTGTTGTTTCTAAGGCTGATGCCAATAGTGATGCGATTATTTCGATGACGGTACAAAGTGATACTCGAAGTCAATTAGAATTGAGTGATTATGCCGAGAATGTTATTTCACAACGTCTAGAAACCATTCAGGGAGTAAGTGGAGTCCAAATTTGGGGACAAAAACGTTATGCAATGCGTCTTTGGATTGATCCTGTAAAACTGGCTTCCTACGGATTGACAGTGGCGGAAGTACGAACTGCTTTGAATAAACAAAATGTAGAATTGCCTTCTGGAAAATTAACGGGTGACAATACGGAGTTGACCGTAAAAACGGTTGGAAACTTGGCAACTGCTCAAGAGTTTAACAATGTTATTATCCGTACTGATGGAGAAAAAATCGTCCGTTTAAGCGATATAGGAAAAGCCGAATTAGGTCCTGAAAATTTAGAAACCAAATTGAGTCAGTCTGGATTGCCTTTAATTGGTCTTGCGATTGTACCGCGTCCAGGAGCTAATTATTTAGATATTTCAAAGTCTTTTTATGAGCAATTCGAAGCCTTAAAAAAGGATCTTCCTGAAGATATTAAATTAAACATTGCACTTGACAACACCATTTTTGTAAAAAAATCAGTGTTGGAGGTAGCAGAAACATTAGGAATTTCTATTTTCTTGGTAATTTTAATTATCTACTTGTTTTTTAGAGATTGGGCTATCGCATTTAGACCGTTAATTGATATTCCTGTGTCCTTAATCGCTACGTTCTTTATTATGTGGTTGTTTGGTTTTTCCATTAACGTCTTAACTTTGCTTGCCATTGTTTTAGCAACGGGCCTTGTTGTAGATGATGGAATTGTGGTTACTGAAAACATTTATAAAAAAGTGGAGGAAGGAATGTCTCCTATTGAGGCTGCGATAAAAGGTTCTAATGAGATATTTTTTGCCGTTATCTCGATATCAGTCACTTTGGCTGCTGTGTTTTTGCCTGTAATATTTCTTGAAGGTTTTGTGGGTCGATTGTTTCGAGAATTTGGCGTCGTCATTGGTGCAGCCGTTTTAATTTCGGCATTTGTTTCCTTGACATTAACACCTATGTTGAATGCCTATTTAATGAAAGGTGGCGAACAAAAGAAATCTAAATTCTATATCGCAACGGAACCGTTTTTCCAAAAAATGAATAGCAACTATGCCGCATCTTTAAGCCGTTTTATGGAAAAGAAATGGCTGAGTTTCCCTATTCTTTTTGGTTGTTTCGTACTAATATTTGTTTTTTACAATTTAATCCAAAAAGAAACGGCCCCTTATGATGACCGAAGTTCTTTAATGTTAAGAATGTCAACACCTGAGGGTTCCAGTTATGAATATACGGATCGTTTTATGCAAGAAATATCAAAACTTGTGGATGATTCCATTCCGGAGAAAAAAGTGAGTTTAGTGGTGACTTCCCCAGGTTTTCTTTCTACTTCAGTAAATAGTGGTTTTATGCGTCTTTCACTAAAAGATCCTAGTGATAGAAAATTATCCCAAGAAGAAATTGCGGACAAACTAACCAAATGGACCAAGCAATATCCAAATGCCAAAACATCGGTTACGCAACAACCAACAATTGCTGTTAACAGACGTGGTGGTTTGCCAATACAATACATCATTCAAACTCAAAATTTCAGTAAGTTAGAAGAGAAAATTCCATTGTTTATGGAGGAAGCGGCTAACAACCCTACTTTTGTAATGACAGATGTGAATTTGAAATTCAACAAACCTGAAATCAATGTAACTATCGATAGAGAAAAAGCAGAGAGTTTAGGAATATCCGTAATAGATATTGCTCAAACCTTGCAATTGTCTTTAAGTGGACAGCGATTTGGGTATTTTATGAAAAAAGGGAAACAGTACCAAGTAATTGGACAATTTGACCAAAAAGACCGTTCTAAACCTTTGGATTTGACCTCTATGTACGTGAAAAACAACAAAGGAGATCTAATCCAAATGGACAATATTGTGAGCATTGAGGAACAAAGTAAGCCGCCACAGTTGTATCACAACAACCGTTTTATGGCAGCAACCGTTTCTGCAGCACTTGCACCAGGCAAAAGTATCAGTGACGGTATAGAAGCTATGGAAGAAATAAGAGAAAAAGTGCTGGACGACACTTTTACTACGGATTTAGGTGGAGAATCTAGAGATTTTGTGGAGAGTAGTTCGAATACTTCTTTAGCTTTTGGACTGGCCTTGCTATTGATATTTTTAATTTTGGCGGCACAGTTTGAAAGTTTCATTGATCCATTTATTATCATTTTAACTGTTCCTATGGCGGTTGCAGGAGCTTTATTTTCATTATGGTTGTTTGACCAGACTTGGAATATTTTCAGCCAGATTGGAACTGTAATGTTGATTGGTCTAGTGACCAAAAACGGAATTTTAATTGTCGAATTTGCGAATCAACTACGAGAACAAGGAAAACCAAAACTGGAAGCCATTCTAGAAGCTTCAGAGGCGCGTTTAAGACCTATTTTAATGACAAGTTTAGCCATTTCATTAGGAGCATTACCTATTGCAATGTCACTTGGAGCAGCTTCTACGAGTAGAATTGGAATGGGAGTTGTAATCGTGGGAGGAACTATTTTCTCCTTGGTGTTAACCTTATTTGTAATTCCGGCGCTATATTTTATGTGGTCTAAAGCCAAAAAACATTATCCTGAATTTGAACGCATTGAAGAATATGAAAACGAAAGTAAATAA
- a CDS encoding TolC family protein, with translation MNFKIILKSVLLLTFCFFEGNAQEVLSLEDAVKIALENNYEIKIAKNDLKIDQTNVAAGNAGMLPTATASISQNNNLQNLTQTRVDGNTISLDNAKNNSLNYGVSLGWTIFDGFRMFARKDQLQELQKLGEAQLKLTIITKISDVQAAYYNLVQQQQQLAALDTTIVISNQRVKLAQNRFTIGKASKLELLNSQVDINTDKVALMRQKELYVNTKILLNQILARDIQTDFKVASEFTMETKLDLTELKALAEKQNPQIEALIINKKVAELELKQVKSGRYPTVRVNTGYNFAENESSLGFNTQSSARGLNYGFTASLNLFDGFAQRRNEKIASIQIENSTLQIEQQNLALSTQLATSYQTYLTNLELVSLEETNEAIAKQNLDITLDKFRIGTITTLEFRTAQLNYVNAKVRYSDAQFQAKLSEIALKELAGTINF, from the coding sequence ATGAACTTTAAAATAATATTAAAAAGCGTGCTCCTACTGACTTTTTGTTTTTTCGAAGGAAATGCACAGGAAGTTTTATCATTAGAAGATGCTGTAAAAATAGCTTTAGAAAATAATTACGAAATTAAGATTGCCAAGAATGATTTAAAAATAGATCAAACTAATGTTGCGGCTGGAAATGCAGGAATGTTACCAACAGCAACTGCTTCGATTTCGCAAAATAACAATTTACAAAATCTAACGCAAACCCGTGTTGACGGTAATACCATCAGTCTTGATAATGCTAAAAACAACAGTCTTAATTATGGCGTGAGTCTAGGTTGGACCATTTTTGACGGCTTTAGAATGTTTGCCAGAAAAGACCAATTACAAGAACTACAAAAACTAGGTGAAGCCCAGTTGAAACTGACTATCATTACAAAAATCAGCGATGTTCAGGCAGCTTACTATAATTTAGTTCAACAACAGCAACAATTGGCCGCTTTAGACACCACCATTGTTATTTCGAATCAAAGGGTAAAACTTGCACAAAACCGTTTTACGATAGGAAAAGCTTCTAAATTAGAGCTTTTAAACTCCCAAGTTGACATCAATACTGATAAAGTGGCTTTGATGAGACAAAAGGAATTATATGTAAATACCAAGATTTTATTGAATCAGATTTTAGCTCGTGATATTCAAACTGATTTTAAAGTTGCATCCGAATTCACAATGGAAACCAAGTTGGATTTAACCGAACTAAAGGCTTTGGCTGAAAAGCAAAATCCTCAGATTGAAGCATTGATTATCAATAAGAAAGTAGCCGAATTAGAGTTAAAACAAGTGAAATCCGGGCGTTACCCTACTGTAAGAGTAAACACGGGTTACAATTTTGCGGAGAATGAATCCAGTCTTGGTTTTAACACGCAATCTTCAGCACGAGGATTAAATTATGGTTTCACGGCTTCTTTAAATTTATTTGATGGCTTTGCCCAAAGACGAAATGAAAAAATTGCATCCATTCAAATAGAGAATTCCACATTACAAATTGAGCAACAAAATTTAGCCTTAAGCACACAACTAGCAACGTCATATCAAACTTATTTGACCAATCTTGAATTAGTGTCATTAGAAGAAACTAATGAAGCAATTGCTAAGCAGAATCTGGACATTACATTGGATAAATTTCGTATTGGTACCATAACCACATTAGAATTTAGAACGGCTCAATTGAACTATGTAAATGCAAAAGTGCGTTATAGCGATGCGCAATTCCAAGCTAAATTATCCGAAATTGCACTTAAAGAATTAGCAGGAACCATAAATTTTTAA